From one Pseudomonadales bacterium genomic stretch:
- the flgA gene encoding flagellar basal body P-ring formation protein FlgA, with the protein MLKSSSNDFTGKKMTYFWRLSKLSLLFATLASGPGFADDDPQHSLIAIVDVAIHATKTHAQQMGYKNVAVETRPLDNRLQLPLCSEPLTTSLPGSGSALGAISVGVRCAGLKPWTIYVRTEVSALESIPVLARPLSRHSIISKDDLKLITRPLQSSKKNTLVDTDEIIGQELTRSLPAGSELRPVHLRAPKIIKRGQQVTVKMNLSSLEVRSQGKALNDAAAGEAVTVTNLNSGKKVRGIALPDGSVIVQ; encoded by the coding sequence ATGCTTAAATCATCAAGCAATGACTTTACTGGCAAAAAAATGACATATTTTTGGCGTCTATCAAAACTATCGCTGCTGTTTGCAACCCTGGCTTCTGGACCAGGCTTTGCTGATGACGACCCACAGCACTCCTTGATTGCAATCGTTGATGTCGCCATCCATGCAACGAAAACGCATGCGCAACAGATGGGCTACAAGAATGTTGCCGTTGAAACTCGCCCGCTTGATAACCGCCTTCAACTGCCACTGTGCAGCGAACCACTCACAACCAGTCTGCCCGGCTCAGGTAGCGCCCTGGGGGCCATCAGTGTTGGCGTTCGTTGCGCAGGCTTAAAACCTTGGACCATCTACGTTCGAACCGAAGTTAGTGCGCTGGAATCCATACCGGTTCTTGCCCGACCATTGTCCCGACACTCAATTATCAGCAAGGACGACCTGAAGCTGATAACCCGGCCATTGCAGTCTTCGAAAAAAAACACCCTTGTTGACACGGATGAAATTATCGGTCAGGAGCTGACCAGGTCGCTGCCAGCCGGTTCGGAACTGCGCCCTGTTCACTTGCGGGCACCAAAGATCATCAAACGCGGGCAGCAGGTAACAGTGAAGATGAACCTCAGCAGCCTGGAGGTCCGCAGTCAGGGAAAAGCGCTAAACGACGCTGCCGCAGGAGAAGCCGTGACTGTCACCAACCTCAACTCAGGCAAAAAGGTGCGGGGAATCGCACTTCCTGATGGCTCGGTGATTGTGCAATAA